A region of Geobacillus sp. 46C-IIa DNA encodes the following proteins:
- a CDS encoding Cof-type HAD-IIB family hydrolase: MLIALDMDGTLLNGEGKISERNRAAIAAAQARGHIVAVVTGRARKDALAPLREAGLVCPIASLNGAIVTLEDGTVISEAPLERTTVRPTLDWVREQADLYCETYTGDAVYVGLHNRAQWEALASEMAEAAPEVKWLVNKQFQQARVTYVDDIRTVWDDLQLTLYKLLIFAIDRERLLDAASRFAQLPGVTVTSSHLHNIEMNNERATKGEALKQLAAHYGIDVRDTVVFGDSHNDLSMFEVAGCRVAMANAAPELKANCDFVTLSHEEDGVAAGLERVLVRR; the protein is encoded by the coding sequence ATGCTTATTGCCTTAGATATGGATGGCACTCTATTAAACGGGGAAGGAAAAATCAGCGAGCGCAACCGGGCGGCCATCGCTGCGGCGCAAGCGCGAGGCCACATCGTCGCCGTCGTGACCGGGCGGGCGCGCAAAGATGCGCTCGCCCCGCTTCGTGAAGCAGGCCTCGTCTGCCCGATCGCCAGCTTAAACGGGGCGATCGTAACGCTGGAAGACGGCACCGTCATCAGCGAGGCGCCGCTTGAGCGGACAACGGTACGCCCGACGCTTGATTGGGTGCGCGAACAGGCGGACTTGTATTGTGAGACGTACACGGGTGATGCGGTGTATGTCGGTTTGCACAACCGCGCCCAGTGGGAGGCGCTTGCTTCGGAGATGGCCGAGGCGGCGCCAGAGGTGAAATGGTTGGTGAACAAACAGTTCCAACAAGCGCGGGTGACATACGTCGATGACATCCGCACCGTGTGGGACGACCTGCAACTCACGTTATACAAACTGCTCATTTTCGCCATTGACCGCGAGCGGCTTCTTGATGCGGCGTCCCGTTTTGCCCAGCTCCCCGGCGTCACGGTCACCTCGTCGCATCTGCACAACATTGAGATGAACAACGAACGGGCGACGAAAGGGGAAGCGCTCAAGCAGCTCGCCGCTCATTACGGCATCGATGTGCGTGATACGGTCGTCTTTGGCGACAGTCATAACGATTTGTCGATGTTTGAGGTGGCGGGCTGCCGCGTCGCCATGGCCAACGCCGCCCCCGAATTGAAAGCGAATTGTGATTTCGTCACCCTTTCCCATGAGGAAGACGGGGTGGCGGCGGGGCTTGAGCGGGTGCTTGTGCGGCGGTGA